One genomic segment of Microcella indica includes these proteins:
- a CDS encoding aminopeptidase P family protein, whose translation MADTELSAASETETTEAPPRATENRSTTPRSDAFQQYISTGWAERATGIGGPRKQAPFAAARRARLSGLYTGVRLLVPAGDARQRSNDTDYPYRAHSAFAHLTGWGSDAVPGSVLVLEPHADGAEGHEAVLYFREAAGRDSDEFYANPAVGEFWTGPRPSVDDVATDLGLDARPLSALDAVWDALDADGPETLIVREAEPSLTDRLDAARILHAGAEPGTAEVDTARDDELARDLSELRLVKDSFELAEMRRAVEATQVGFDDIIADLPQIVAHPRGERLVEGTFNRRARADGNTVGYDTIAASGPHACILHWTRNDGPVVPGDLILIDAGVELDSYYTADITRTLPVSGEFTEVQRRVYEAVREAADAAFEIVRPGIRFKDVHAEAMRVIARVTAEWGLLPVSAEESLSPEGGYHRRYMVHGTSHHLGIDVHDCAQARRDLYLDGVLEEGMVFTIEPGLYFQPDDLTVPSELRGIGVRIEDDVVVTADGVESLSAGIPRTADEVEAWMREVAARR comes from the coding sequence ATGGCCGACACCGAACTCAGCGCTGCCAGCGAGACCGAGACCACCGAAGCGCCGCCGCGCGCGACCGAGAACCGGTCGACGACGCCGCGCTCCGACGCCTTTCAGCAGTACATCTCGACCGGGTGGGCGGAGCGCGCGACCGGTATCGGCGGGCCGCGCAAGCAGGCGCCCTTTGCCGCGGCACGACGCGCTCGCCTCAGCGGTCTGTACACGGGCGTGCGGCTGCTCGTGCCGGCCGGCGACGCCCGCCAGCGCTCCAACGACACCGACTACCCGTACCGCGCGCACAGCGCCTTCGCGCACCTCACCGGGTGGGGCAGCGACGCCGTGCCGGGCAGCGTCCTCGTGCTCGAGCCCCATGCCGACGGGGCCGAGGGGCACGAGGCTGTGCTGTACTTCCGCGAGGCGGCCGGGCGCGACTCCGACGAGTTCTACGCCAACCCCGCCGTCGGCGAGTTCTGGACGGGGCCACGGCCGTCGGTCGACGATGTCGCGACCGACCTCGGGCTGGACGCTCGGCCGCTGAGCGCGCTCGACGCCGTGTGGGACGCCCTCGACGCTGACGGCCCCGAGACCCTCATCGTGCGCGAGGCAGAGCCGTCGCTGACCGACCGACTGGATGCTGCGCGCATCCTGCACGCCGGCGCCGAGCCCGGCACGGCCGAGGTCGACACGGCGCGCGACGACGAGCTCGCGCGCGACCTCAGCGAGCTGCGCCTCGTCAAAGACTCGTTCGAGCTCGCGGAGATGCGCCGTGCCGTCGAGGCGACCCAGGTCGGATTCGACGACATCATCGCCGACCTGCCGCAGATCGTGGCGCACCCCCGCGGCGAGCGCCTCGTCGAAGGCACCTTCAACCGACGCGCGCGAGCCGACGGCAACACGGTCGGCTACGACACGATCGCCGCGAGCGGGCCGCACGCGTGCATCCTGCACTGGACACGCAACGACGGGCCCGTCGTGCCGGGCGACCTCATCCTCATCGACGCGGGCGTCGAGCTCGACAGTTACTACACGGCCGACATAACCCGCACCCTGCCCGTCTCGGGTGAATTCACCGAGGTGCAGCGGCGGGTGTACGAGGCGGTGCGCGAGGCGGCCGACGCGGCGTTCGAGATCGTGCGGCCGGGCATCCGGTTCAAGGATGTTCATGCCGAGGCCATGCGCGTCATCGCGCGCGTCACCGCCGAATGGGGGCTGCTGCCCGTGAGCGCGGAGGAGTCGCTCTCGCCCGAGGGCGGCTACCACCGGCGGTACATGGTGCACGGAACCTCCCACCATCTCGGCATCGACGTGCACGACTGCGCGCAGGCGCGGCGCGACCTGTACCTCGACGGCGTGCTCGAAGAGGGCATGGTGTTCACGATCGAGCCGGGGCTGTACTTCCAGCCGGACGATCTGACGGTGCCGTCTGAGCTTCGCGGGATAGGTGTGCGCATCGAGGATGACGTGGTTGTGACGGCTGATGGGGTCGAGAGTCTGTCGGCGGGGATTCCGCGCACGGCGGATGAGGTCGAGGCGTGGATGCGCGAGGTTGCAGCGCGCAGGTAG
- a CDS encoding HNH endonuclease signature motif containing protein, which translates to MTYPAPLEHLTALVAALERVPLDATALRALGDDDLLAITQLGAQAHRLLDARTALFAGELARRSRPELAHDGLAQRSGHRTVEELVRVTTGESWRDAVAAVNTGRMLVAPDTSAGREAGSDDLPMVAPYLTAALQAVRTGSISIGALDVIRAVFDGIDESVAPDALRSAVARVVEAAAHLDVDRLLRLARHAREELDTAALVDRERAQRDARSFRLWTLPDGMTRATWMLDPESAAQVRELVERATSPKRRGVHFVETVGAGDDADAAKASRIAEDQRTPEQYASDALVHLLAAGADADSSMILGTGAPQVRVLVTAADLARGEGSGSIEPATGSPEGTVVALPTVHRLLCGGVQTPILIGSTGQPLDVGRSQRLFTARQRVALAARDGGCRWPGCERPPSWCEAHHINEWERDRGRTDVDVGILLCRHHHLLLHDHGWRITRVGPSPEYELVPPATVDPQQRPRPMLSRGREWQRALAG; encoded by the coding sequence ATGACCTACCCCGCACCCCTCGAGCACCTGACCGCCCTCGTGGCGGCGCTCGAGCGCGTGCCGCTCGACGCGACCGCACTGCGCGCGCTCGGGGACGACGATCTGCTCGCAATCACGCAGCTCGGCGCACAGGCACACCGATTGCTGGATGCCCGAACCGCACTCTTCGCGGGGGAACTGGCCCGGCGCTCGCGCCCAGAACTCGCGCATGACGGTCTTGCCCAGAGGTCGGGGCACCGCACGGTCGAAGAGCTCGTGCGTGTCACGACCGGGGAGTCCTGGCGCGACGCTGTTGCCGCAGTCAACACGGGTCGGATGCTCGTAGCGCCCGACACCAGTGCGGGGCGCGAGGCCGGCTCTGACGACCTGCCGATGGTTGCCCCCTACTTGACCGCGGCACTGCAGGCGGTGCGCACGGGCAGCATCAGCATCGGCGCGCTCGACGTGATTCGTGCCGTCTTCGACGGCATCGATGAGTCGGTGGCGCCGGACGCACTTCGGTCGGCCGTCGCCCGGGTCGTGGAGGCGGCTGCGCACCTCGACGTCGACAGACTGCTGCGGCTTGCTCGCCACGCGCGCGAGGAGCTCGATACGGCGGCACTCGTCGATCGCGAGCGCGCACAGAGAGATGCGCGGTCATTCCGACTGTGGACGCTGCCAGACGGCATGACGCGTGCGACGTGGATGCTCGACCCGGAATCCGCCGCACAGGTTCGTGAGCTTGTCGAACGAGCGACCTCCCCGAAGCGACGTGGCGTGCACTTCGTCGAGACGGTCGGCGCGGGCGACGATGCTGACGCTGCGAAGGCCTCACGCATCGCCGAGGATCAGCGCACGCCCGAGCAGTACGCGTCAGATGCCCTCGTGCACCTGCTCGCCGCAGGAGCCGACGCCGACTCGAGCATGATCCTCGGCACCGGCGCACCGCAGGTACGCGTGCTCGTCACCGCCGCTGACCTCGCGCGGGGAGAAGGATCAGGGTCCATCGAACCGGCGACGGGCAGCCCCGAAGGCACCGTCGTCGCGCTCCCAACCGTGCATCGGCTGCTGTGCGGAGGCGTGCAGACCCCGATCCTCATCGGCTCGACCGGTCAGCCGCTCGATGTCGGCCGGTCTCAGCGCCTCTTCACCGCCCGCCAGCGCGTCGCCCTCGCGGCCCGCGACGGCGGATGCCGTTGGCCCGGGTGTGAACGCCCGCCGAGCTGGTGCGAAGCGCACCACATCAATGAGTGGGAGCGTGATCGCGGCCGCACCGACGTCGACGTCGGAATCCTGCTCTGCCGACACCACCACCTGCTGCTGCACGACCACGGGTGGCGCATCACCAGAGTGGGGCCGTCACCGGA